The following proteins are co-located in the Castanea sativa cultivar Marrone di Chiusa Pesio chromosome 8, ASM4071231v1 genome:
- the LOC142608145 gene encoding putative serine/threonine-protein kinase PBL10, with product MGVCLSAQIKAESPCTTGANSKYVSTDGNDFSSSSSKVSSFSVPQTPRSEGEILQSINVKSFSFAELKTSTRNFRPDSVLGEGGFGSVFKGWIDENTFAAAKPGTGIIIAVKRLNQESFQGHKEWLAEVNYLGQLSHPHLVKLIGYCLEDEHRLLVYEFMPRGSLENHLFRRGSYFQPLSWSLRLKVALGAAKGLAFLHSAETKVIYRDFKTSNILLDSNYNAKLSDFGLAKDGPTGDKSHVSTRVMGTYGYAAPEYLATGHLTTRSDVYSFGVVLLEMLSGRRAVDKNRPAGEHNLVEWAKPYLANKRKIFRILDNRLEGQYTMDGAYKAATLALRCLSMEAKFRPTMDEVVTALEQLQESNDSRVPQSNLSNGARVRRRSADDGHRGRIPAAYPRPSASPLYA from the exons ATGGGGGTTTGCTTGAGTGCTCAGATTAAAGCTGAGAGCCCATGTACTACAG GggcaaattcaaaatatgttaGCACAGATGGGAATGATTTTAGCAGTTCGAGTAGCAAGGTCTCATCATTTTCAGTGCCTCAGACTCCTCGGAGTGAGGGTGAGATCTTGCAGTCTATCAATGTGAAGAGCTTTAGTTTTGCCGAACTCAAAACGTCCACCAGGAATTTCCGTCCTGATAGTGTGTTAGGCGAAGGTGGTTTTGGTTCAGTTTTTAAGGGGTGGATCGATGAGAATACATTTGCTGCAGCCAAGCCTGGGACTGGCATTATTATAGCTGTGAAAAGGCTTAATCAAGAAAGTTTCCAAGGTCATAAGGAGTGGTTG GCAGAAGTGAATTATCTGGGACAGCTTTCTCATCCTCATCTCGTGAAGTTGATTGGCTATTGCTTGGAAGATGAACACCGACTACTGGTGTATGAGTTCATGCCTCGAGGCAGCTTGGAAAATCATTTATTCAGGA GAGGTTCTTATTTCCAACCTCTTTCTTGGAGCCTCCGCTTGAAAGTGGCTCTCGGTGCTGCAAAGGGGCTTGCCTTTCTGCATAGTGCTGAAACAAAAGTGATATATCGAGATTTCAAGACTTCTAATATTCTTCTTGATTCG AACTACAATGCAAAGCTTTCTGATTTTGGGTTGGCCAAGGATGGGCCAACAGGTGATAAAAGTCACGTCTCTACCAGGGTTATGGGGACCTACGGATATGCTGCTCCTGAGTATTTAGCCACAG GTCATCTTACCACAAGAAGTGATGTATATAGTTTTGGGGTTGTCCTATTAGAAATGTTGTCTGGCCGGAGAGCAGTTGATAAGAATCGACCAGCTGGAGAGCACAATCTGGTGGAATGGGCTAAACCCTATCTGGCAAACAAACGTAAGATCTTCAGAATCCTTGACAACCGTCTTGAAGGCCAATATACAATGGATGGAGCCTATAAGGCAGCAACCCTTGCATTACGATGCCTATCCATGGAAGCCAAGTTCAGGCCGACCATGGATGAGGTTGTAACAGCATTGGAGCAGCTACAGGAATCAAATGACTCTAGAGTTCCTCAGAGCAATTTGAGTAATGGAGCCAGGGTTCGAAGACGAAGTGCAGACGATGGTCACAGGGGAAGGATACCTGCTGCTTACCCTCGGCCCTCTGCTTCCCCTCTGTATGCTTGA
- the LOC142608144 gene encoding serine/threonine-protein kinase PCRK1, which translates to MKCFHFSNGERRDDEDGAAVVVFPRALSKVSWTRSLSVASTASATLDTRRSEFDNSSSSNNYNYNYDSRLGGGGDFSDSAVFHESLSQRRANDLRVFSFSELKSATRGFSRSLLIGEGGFGCVFRGLVRVSDSKIEVAIKQLNRNGFQGHKEWINEVNFLGVVNHPNLVKLVGYCAEDDERGIQRLLVYELMRNKSLEDHLLARVPSPLPWMARLKIAQDAARGLAYLHEEMDFQLIFRDFKTSNILLDEDFNAKLSDFGLARQGPPEGLSHVSTSVVGTIGYAAPEYVQTGRLTAKSDVWSFGVVLYELITGRRALERNLPRSEQKLLEWVRPYVSDSKKFHHIVDPRLEGQYYIKSVQKLASLANKCLMKQPKSRPKMSEVVEILGNIISNTTSQDEDGPPVVSEAEEVKDETTGETEPESTRQGSNYRKKMFDIREMVNLRNKSFGKLDWRNWTPGLVRTW; encoded by the exons ATGAAATGCTTCCATTTCAGCAACGGCGAGCGACGCGACGACGAGGATGGCGCCGCCGTGGTCGTCTTTCCGAGGGCCTTGTCGAAGGTTTCGTGGACGCGTTCCCTGAGCGTGGCTTCCACCGCCAGTGCCACGCTGGACACTAGACGCTCCGAGTTCgacaacagcagcagcagcaacaactaCAACTACAACTACGACTCGCGACTCGGAGGTGGGGGAGACTTTTCTGACTCGGCCGTGTTTCATGAGTCCCTGAGTCAGCGCCGAGCCAACGATCTGCGAGTGTTCAGCTTCTCGGAGCTGAAATCGGCGACCAGAGGGTTCAGCAGGTCGTTGCTGATTGGGGAAGGTGGGTTTGGGTGCGTCTTCAGAGGCCTCGTTAGGGTTTCTGATTCCAAAATCGAAGTCGCTATCAAACAGTTGAACCGTAACGGTTTCCAG GGGCATAAGGAATGGATTAATGAAGTTAACTTCTTGGGTGTGGTCAACCACCCAAATCTTGTCAAGTTAGTGGGATATTGTGCAGAAGATGATGAAAGAGGTATTCAACGACTTCTAGTCTATGAGCTTATGCGTAACAAAAGCTTGGAGGACCATCTATTGGCTCGAGTTCCATCACCTCTCCCATGGATGGCAAGACTGAAAATTGCTCAAGATGCAGCCCGAGGTTTGGCATATCTGCATGAAGAAATGGATTTTCAG CTAATATTTCGAGATTTCAAAACATCAAACATTCTGCTGGACGAGGACTTCAATGCGAAGCTCTCAGACTTTGGACTTGCTAGGCAGGGACCTCCAGAAGGACTCAGCCATGTGTCAACATCA GTTGTAGGGACGATAGGCTATGCTGCTCCAGAGTATGTTCAGACTGGCAGGCTGACTGCAAAGAGTGATGTTTGGAGCTTTGGAGTGGTACTCTATGAGCTTATAACTGGGAGACGAGCATTGGAGAGAAACCTACCTCGGAGTGAACAGAAACTCTTGGAATGGGTGAGACCCTATGTGTCAGACTCAAAGAAATTTCACCATATTGTTGACCCTCGACTTGAAGGACAGTATTACATTAAATCAGTTCAGAAACTTGCTTCCCTTGCAAACAAGTGTCTGATGAAGCAGCCAAAGTCCCGTCCTAAAATGAGTGAGGTGGTTGAGATACTAGGAAACATCATTAGTAACACAACATCTCAAGATGAAGATGGCCCGCCAGTTGTCAGTGAAGCTGAAGAAGTGAAGGATGAAACCACGGGGGAGACAGAACCTGAGTCCACTAGACAAGGGAGCAATTATCGGAAGAAGATGTTTGATATCAGAGAAATGGTCAACTTGAGAAACAAATCTTTTGGCAAGTTAGATTGGAGAAATTGGACACCTGGATTGGTAAGAACTTGGTGA